GGTCTCTTAAGTTTTCAATTCCACCTTCGATAAATTTCTTTTTCCATCGATAGTATTGAGTTTTAAAAATTCCATATTTTTTACATATCCTGGAAATGCTTGTTGACTGTTTTAATCCTTCTAGAACAATTGAAGCCTTCTCTTCGGGTGTAAATACTTTTCTTTGGTTTAATTTTTTATCCATTAGTTCCCTCCTAAATTCAAATCTTAAGTTATACACTCTGAATTAACAAAGAACTCCAAAGGATGAGGACGTATGGGATAACCAACGTCAATCATTTTAATAGCGATCCAAAGATAGTAGTTGAATCTGGGTTCTTCCAAGAAATCTCATAGTCCAATACGGTCTTTGGCGAAGCGATAGAGTCTCGCTATTATCTACACAGTGAAGGTGAGCTATTTTTTTCGTTTCTGGTCGAAGCGTTTGAGCCTTTAGTCAAAAAGTTTTGCTTGATTTCCTTGAAATGGGTCTCGATATAGCTTTGAATAATGCTCGAGTATCTCCTGCTCAGTCATGGATGTGTCGCTACAAAGGATTACTCTCTATTGCGGAATAGAACTTACCAAGACTTTCGATTCTATTTCCACATTATTTGATCATAGTCTCATCCAGGAAGATTGAGAGCAGTCACACAGCTTAGCCAATTCTTGGTACTCTTGTAGTTTGCTATGAACAAGGCAGAGGAATAACTGAGAACGGCTCTTTCCTGTTCTTTACGAGTGAAGCGAACATGTTTAATGACATCTGGGAGAATTTGTGAGTTATTCGTGGTGGGCATGGAATCATCCTTTCGTGTGGTTTAATCACCACGAAACTACGATGGTTCCATACCTTTTTCAATGACCATTTTTCTTTTCTCATTCTGTTAGTTCGAAGTGCGTAGATTGAATCAAATGAGGCCTAACAACGATTTTACACTAATTAGCCATCTAATTTCAAACTTATATTAATGTTACTTGGGCATTTTTGGTTGTTCAGCGTCTTATGGTGAATCTTTGAAGTAAACATCATAAGAAGTATGTTATTTCCAACAGTACTTTAAAAAAGGTAACATTTATTTGGTACAAAGTTATTAACTTTAAGAATGATCACGCAAATTTTCAGGAGGTAGCATAAAACAAAAAGCCCATTGGGGCTCTTTTGTTGTTTTAGAGTTTGGATGAAAATTGTTAGCAGAAAACTCAAGTTATGCACTTTGAATTAACAAAGAATTCCAAAGGATGAGGATGAAGGAGATAACCAATATCAATCATTCTCATAGCGATCCAAAGGAAATAATTAAATCTGAGTTCTTCCTTGAAATAAGTCTCGATGTAGTTTCTTCTCGAATAATGCTCGAATATTTCATGCTTAGCTGTAATGCTCCCTGAAAAACCGGACAAAAATCAAGCAATTTTGTGTAGACTCATGGATTCTTCAAATACCTCTTTTGGTTGAACTTGTTGCCCTTTTTCCTCAACATCGCCCAGATTCAACGATATCACCAGTAAGGAAGTTCCCGCTTGAGTTCTTCAATTTCTTTGAGTATTTCTTCATCATCTGTCTTTCGGCTGTATCCCTTAGGCTTGTAGTAATACGTGCTCCGGCTAATTCTCAAATATCCCAACGCTCTTGAAACGCTGAATCCCTCGTCAACGAACAGCGCCACTATTGCCCATTGCCTGGATGTACTACCGTTTTTTTTAGGTCTCAATGACAATGGTCTGTTTTCCAATTACCTTCTCAAGTTCTTCTTTTTTCCACCACGAGCTGCTTTACCCTGGATTCCTTCCCGTTTTCCAAGCCTCCTTTGGCACCTTCGAGAAACTATCGCCATTTGTAATACTGAGCTTGTGAAATTCCATACATCTTTTCTTCTGGCGATAGTTTCTTCGTCATTATCTGCACTCTCTTTATTCTATCTCTCTACTTTCCAGTCCAATTCTTCAGGGAAGCAGTATGCATTTATTTTCGAGATATTCTTTTTGAAATAGTAAAAAGTTACTCTTTCAATATTCATTCATAACCTTTTGATTTTCCTAAATCTTCAGTTTTACTATCTTAGAATATTTTGCCATACAACACCAAATTAAACCAATGGTCACATATATAAATATATACGTCTATTATTTTGTGTTTACATTTCGAATGTGTGTTATAATGCAATGTGTTAATTCTACAGTATTCTAGAATACTTCATAAACATATTTTAGATACTTTAAGAAGGGGGTTCCCAACGCATGCCAAGTTTTGATTACTACAACGCCAGAAAACGTGTAGTAACATTTGGGATACTTTCAGGAGCAATGGTTATAAATTCTTTGTATTCCATCTACTGTTCAATAACTGATTTCGAAAAACTCAAGAGCAGTCCCTTTCTTTGGATATTTACAGGCGTTATTTACGCATTAACAGCCTTATGCATACATCTTTTGCTACGTTCATTGAGAAAATATAGAAAAAATAGGGTGAAAATGCATTCTTTCAGTGGTTGGAATTTTTTTAATAAATCTGAATAACATAACAGAATTCAACAAAACAAGTAACCCACTCTTTCAACTTATGCATTTCGAATTAACAGAATGAAGAAAAGAAAATAAGGTCATTGAAAAAGTATGGAGCCATCGTAGTTCCGTGGTGACCAAGTAATATGAGAAGATAACTCCATGCCCATCTCGAATAACTCACAAATGTCATTAGGCATGTTTGCTTTGGTTGTAAAAAGCAATATAGATTCGTCCTCATCCTTTGGAGTTCCTTGTTAATTCAAAGTGCATAACTTGAGACCCTATGGTTGTTGTTATGCCAGGCGCACCATAGCCCCTGCGAAGCTGGGAAGTCCCTGGCGCATCCAGTCACTTCAACTCTTGACATCCCCCAATCAAATCTCTATACTTATTTTAAGGTGAATAATAAGGATCACAAACGAATAAACCCAATTAGCGCAATATTTCTCATTCAAATTAGATTTCGATAAATCGAATTATATATTGCATATATATTCCCAATATGCTAATATTAATATCACCAAACAGGCTTATAAGGTTCGCTTAACAAACTTTTACCACAATATCAATCGCCCGAATAAAAATCCAACCCAACACCCTAACCAACGATAACAGTCAACAATTCTTATGTTTTTGTTCTTAATAAACGACAAACGGACAACGGTAGTCGGCAAACGATCACTTAGGGGGGTATCAACAACAATTGTCTTTCAAATTCCAGGACCTTGAAATCTGGAAGTTAAGTATGGACTATGTTAAAGATATATATGAAATAACCAGGAATTTTCCAAATGATGAAAAATTCGCTTTAACAAACCAATTGAGAAGAGCTGCCATTTCTATACCATCAAACATTTCTGAAGGCAGTGCCAGAAAAACTAAAAGAGACTTTTGCCACTTTCTTGATATGGCGCGAGGTTCATTGAACGAGACAGTAACCCAATTGCTCATCGCACAAAAATTGAACTACATCTCCAAAGAATATTTAGACAATACACTGGAAAAAGCAGAGAGAATAAACATGATGCTCTTTAAATTAAAGAAAGCCATTACACAAAACATGATTAACGAGCACCAACGATAAACGGACAACGATAAACGGACAACGGTATTTGATTAAAGACTGTGAAAACCTAGCACATAAATTAAATGGTCTAACAAAATACTTAGAAACAAAGTAGTCTATATCAATTAAATTTTTTTCCGCCGAAGGCGCATATCCGAACCGTATTGTGGTTCGCTTATCCTGATCAAAGATCAGCAAATCCGTTGCGAAGCAACGCTATCGGGTCTTATAATTAACACAAGGGGGTCTATTATTTGCAATTTATTCGAATCATAAAAGGCTTCTTAGTCCTTAGCTACCTTGTAATTCTATATATACTTGAGAGCCTACTTGTTGGCTCCTGGACACCAGGCCTGTTCCTTCAGGCAACGATTTTAAACTTATCAATATTCCTGGGAATCTACGCTTTCCGCGGTTTCGATAATTCTAATCTCCAATCTCTAAATTCCAGTCTCGTTGCTTATTCAACAGGCTCTCTTTTAGGTGCCCTTTTTTCACTAATTGCAATTCTCTTTTTCAAAATAAAACTTCCAAGAGAAGTTTTTTTCTCTTCGCTTTTTTTATCTAGTTTTATATTTCCTATAATCACAACTTTTGTAATGAAAAAAGCAATATCGCTGATTCCACCAAAGCGCTATCTCATTATAGGGAAAGAAACTGAGATAGGAGAAATAATTCGAGAAGTGGAAAAAGCTTCCATGGGAAAAGTAAAAGTCTACGGCTACATGAATCCATCTTCAGTAGCTCTTGAACAAGCTCTTTCACTGAACCTTTTCGATGCTATCCTTGTAGCTGACCAGAAGCTTTCCAGATCCGTGGAATCTGTTCTCGAAACCGCAAGCTTACAAGGCAAATCAGTGGAGTTCCTTCCACTAATAGTCGAACAAACCCTGAAAAGAATCCCCATTGAACTGATAGATAAATTCAAGGATTATTATGAAATTCAATTCAGTTCGGTGAGAGAAACTCCCTCAAAAAGAGTTTTAGACTTATTTATTTCAATAATTGCTATGCTTATTCTTTCCCCTGTGTATTTAGTAATATATCTATCAATACTCTTAGATGATGGACTACCAATCATTTTCAAACAGATGCGCGTTGGATTGAATGGCAATAACTTCATCATGCATAAGTTCAGGTCAATGAAAAAAGATGCGGAATCAACCGGGGCTAAATATGCTACACAACAAGAGAGCAACTTCACAAAAATTGGAAAATTAATGAGACCGATCAGATTGGATGAAATCCCGCAGTTCTATGATATATTGATGGGAAAGATGTCTTTCGTGGGGCCAAGACCAGAACAACCAAAGTTCGCTAAGGAACTCTCAGAAGAACTACCGTATTATAATTATAGACACAAATTAAAACCCGGACTTACCGGTTGGGCTCAAACGAATTACAAATATGCTGCAACAATTGAAGAACAGGCAAAGAAACTAAGTTTTGATCTTTACTACATAAAAAATAGATCGTTACTGCTCGATCTTCAGATAATTCTTAGAACGTTCGAAACAGTTGTGTTCAGGAAGGGAGCTATGTAATTGAACAGCCGACCAATCTTTTTAACAATTAATAAGATGTACTTTCCCGAAATTGGTGGTGTAGAAAGTGTTGCAAAAGTAATAGCCGAAATCGCGGCCAGACGTGGTTATGATTCTTACGTAATAACCTTCTCTAGAAGCAAACATACTTCAAAAGAGAATATTAACGGGGTTCATGTTATAAGATGTGCGAGTATATTTTGTAAAGATCCAATTAGAATAAGCCTTAAATTTATTCGATGCTATGAAGAATTTTCCAAAAAATCAAGTATTGAGATTTTTCATTTT
This genomic interval from Kosmotoga pacifica contains the following:
- a CDS encoding exopolysaccharide biosynthesis polyprenyl glycosylphosphotransferase is translated as MQFIRIIKGFLVLSYLVILYILESLLVGSWTPGLFLQATILNLSIFLGIYAFRGFDNSNLQSLNSSLVAYSTGSLLGALFSLIAILFFKIKLPREVFFSSLFLSSFIFPIITTFVMKKAISLIPPKRYLIIGKETEIGEIIREVEKASMGKVKVYGYMNPSSVALEQALSLNLFDAILVADQKLSRSVESVLETASLQGKSVEFLPLIVEQTLKRIPIELIDKFKDYYEIQFSSVRETPSKRVLDLFISIIAMLILSPVYLVIYLSILLDDGLPIIFKQMRVGLNGNNFIMHKFRSMKKDAESTGAKYATQQESNFTKIGKLMRPIRLDEIPQFYDILMGKMSFVGPRPEQPKFAKELSEELPYYNYRHKLKPGLTGWAQTNYKYAATIEEQAKKLSFDLYYIKNRSLLLDLQIILRTFETVVFRKGAM
- a CDS encoding four helix bundle protein, encoding MSFKFQDLEIWKLSMDYVKDIYEITRNFPNDEKFALTNQLRRAAISIPSNISEGSARKTKRDFCHFLDMARGSLNETVTQLLIAQKLNYISKEYLDNTLEKAERINMMLFKLKKAITQNMINEHQR